A part of Blastopirellula marina genomic DNA contains:
- a CDS encoding P-II family nitrogen regulator, translated as MKKVEAIIRHFKLDDVKNALSEQGVFGMTVIEVSGYGRQKGHTETYRGTEYAVDFVPKKKIEVVCSDENLQKVIDTILRTAQTGQIGDGKIFVTNLEDSIRIRTGETGEDAI; from the coding sequence ATGAAAAAAGTCGAGGCGATCATCCGCCACTTCAAACTGGATGACGTGAAGAACGCGCTGAGCGAACAAGGAGTGTTCGGGATGACCGTGATCGAGGTTTCCGGTTACGGTCGTCAGAAGGGACACACCGAAACGTATCGTGGAACGGAATACGCAGTCGATTTTGTTCCCAAGAAGAAGATCGAAGTCGTCTGCAGCGATGAGAATCTGCAAAAAGTGATCGATACCATCCTGCGAACGGCGCAGACGGGTCAGATTGGCGATGGCAAGATCTTCGTGACTAATCTGGAAGACAGCATTCGTATTCGCACCGGTGAGACGGGCGAAGACGCGATTTGA